The Gallus gallus isolate bGalGal1 chromosome 5, bGalGal1.mat.broiler.GRCg7b, whole genome shotgun sequence region TTGTTTAAAAGTCAGAGGAACAGATAAGACAGAGCTAGTCATCATTACCTTGGACTTCTTCCAGTAATCCTGAGGTAGATATCATACAGGAATGCTGGGGCCTTATGGCTTACAGCAATCCAGTAATGATATAAAAGGTGATTGGAAGTTAGATTTACATTGGGCCGTCTGAAGGCCTGTTCGAGAGGATTCCTCTTGAAAGTAGAAATTACATGGtattctgagaaagaaaagttgcGTGACAGCTTTGATAGTAACCATGTAAAATTCAATGGTTTTCAAAGTATATTACAGTGTACAATACCTACTTTAGTATGCCATTTAAATAACCACCCTAGCTCTTCTACAAATCACAAAAACTAAAAGAGTTAAGCTTTTAACCTAAGATACTGTGAAACTGGTTCACATTATATCAAGAGATCTTCTATGCTTTTATCTTCAGTAGTATTTTACTGtagcttctctctttctgttcctcttcccTACACAATAAGTTGATTTCAAGAATTCAGTTAATTATATAGCACGTAAAGCTATTTAAATTCCTCTGTAGATATTCCTCTGTGTTTCATAAAAGCTATTCTAGACTTgtataaaaatactttaaaaaaatagactAAGGACTAGGCAAACATCTCAAGTGCGTTTCAAATTACACTTTTTACAAGTTGACATATTCAATCATTTTTATGAAACGCTGTTAGGATTGGActttgagaaactgaaatttgaCACCTGAAAATTCTTTGCACGGTGGACATGCACATCTTTAACAGTTATCTTGAAATTCACTTCATCTTTGTAATCATCTGTAATTTTACGTTGTTGCTTATAGAGCATAACACTCCATTAAAATTAGGATATAAATGAAGTCAGCAATTTTCCAAGTTGAGCTGAAGCAATAAGGTTTATAaatatagataaataaaatgggCAAAAGTGAGtaaaaagcatgaagaaagTAGTCAAGAGAAATGATATGGATTTAAGTAATTaagatagaggaaaaaaaaataaactaatcTTAGGAATTCTATTTCTAAAAACTGTAGAGCTAACAAATGTTTAGCAAGGTAAACTGGCTGGCATGGTATTTATTATAAGAACCACTACAGAGTTCTTGGCACATGGGTGACATTTTAGTCAGAATATCTAAGAGTTGAAAATAGGTGCCCATGCTTTCTTAAAGATGTCTTTCCCCTCTGCATAAGTAGTCTCACATAACCAGCAGATGATTAAAATagccataaaaaaaataacaagctaGAAACAAGAAGCTTCAAGTGCAGAACTATTATCATACCTCTCAATTATGCAACTGCACAAAATACTTCTAATTTTGAACTACTTGACCACATATTTACAGTGAGGTTGGCATTAAATCCACAATCACTACTTCTCCTCTCAGCAGCGCTCTTCTTTGTGTACTACCCACACTCCACAGATAAGGTTATGGCAGCATCAAGCACGCACACACAAAATATCAGTTGTCCCATTCTTTAAGcaattgaattttaaaaataataaaagatttttaaaaacatgcaaaaaaggTAATGCTACaagaagagaattaaaaagCGTAATGCACTGCAAAATTGAGAGGTATGGCTGTTTTACTAgtttcaacaacaaaaaggcaACATGACCTACTAATTATACACCTTCCCCCCTCCCACTTGATCTTACTTTTCTATTAAGcttataaaaaagaaacatggcATACCAACTTCACTCCAGTGGAAGGGGTTGGTGCCACCTGTTGTACAGTTATATACCATGATATTTCTTGgcctgaaagggaaaaaagacaatGAGTAAGTTAGAGGACaaataagtttttaaaaaggcagataggagaagaggaaaaaacccACCGTAACAGAGATCATACCCAAAGTTAACCTTGCTCTTAGTAACAAATAATGTAAAACAAATTGTCAGCCTCAAAGTAGGTTTTTTGCTTCCTATATTCTCCCAGTATTTAAATCCCTCTTTAAGTaatctatatatacatatatatgcacatgcgtgtatgtatatatatatgcatatacatacacacatacatacacacacacacactgcgtgaacaatttttttcccccaccacaGAAGGCTTTTTCTAATTACTGTAAATTACAATGGTCACAACAAGACTCAGGAAAAGTTACTTAAGTATAGATTATACAGTAGTATCATAGGTGTTATCTTCCCCTTCATTATGAAGTGCTAGCCACTGCCTTAAGTTACACAGATGGACTAATGCTGTTCGAACCTTAAAGCCCTTTATCCTGTGGGAACAGCAGAAAACTGATTAAGTATCATAATGATAAGTATCATCACTTCAAAACACTTAGCAACCTCTGTTGTCACTTGCTGTACCTATTAACTCCAGAATACCAAGCTGCAGCCAGTGTCATGTTGACAACAACATCTACTGGAACAAGATCTGCTACTGCACCGTTGGAAGCTCTCATTGTTCGAAGAATTCCTTTtcctgccttaaaaaaaaaaaagacagaagatgcACCAGTAAAACACATGAAGCTTTGCTGTCTTCCAAATGGAAGAATTACTTAAAAAAtacttaatatttaatattaagaAATTACTTACAGCAATGAAGAGACCACTAGGTCCATTGAAGTTATCAATCCATCCCTATCATGAGCAGTTGAGAGGAAAAGGTTTGAGTTAGCAGAGCAAAGTCAGCaattttaagtgaaaatttATCAAGTTAACTCAAGAGAGATATTAGTTTCCATACAACTAAATGAAGCTCACCCAAAGTAAAATCAAGTAACATAACATCCTATAATACAGATAATCAGTCTCTGTAGTTTCACTGGTCCTTTTAAGTGAATTACTGGCTTGCTTATTTCTTACAGTTAATAAAATGGACAATACATTTACgttcaaaatatttatatgtacaAGTATCTTTAGACAACTTCCATCAACTCAATCTAATAGTTGCCAGCGAAACTGTAAATTCTTGTGAGGTTTTTGgtggtatttttgtttgtttgtttgttttcaagtagAAAACACTTTTACTTAACTTTAAAGCCAATATTTAGACATTATGTACTTATTGGTTTGACACATACATATTCCAGATTTGTGATGTCAATTACAGGTATTCTTgaataattcagaaatattaaGCGCTGAACTGAAGCTATTCCAGCACTATCTCCATTACATGAGGAAGCATATAGCATAAATACTGTACATCAATATATAGCATAGAGCACATACAGTGCGTGCCATTCCCTGCCCTTACAAAGCTTGGTTACATGTTTCAACTCTACTTGTCTTATGTTCTACACACTCCAATTTTCTTAGTGACAGGTATTGACATGTTAAAGCACCCTGAATAACAAAAATGgttgaaaaagatttttacatGTGAAACAGTATCTCCAATTGTGACATAAGTATGTTGTTCCACATTTACAAGTAATGTATGCCCATATACATCCTACATGCAAGTGTTCTACCTGATGTCTTTTATATCAGTTATTAACCAGAAGCAATCAAGCCACAGCTCTAAAGTCTAAAAGGTTTTCCTCTACAAAGTTCACTACACACACAAGCTGTCAGTACATAACACAGTTTACAAGCaagaaagaatgacaaaaaCTCAATAACTTACAGGAAAAGGCTCCTTCCAGCTAGCACCAACAATGGATGGCCTAATAATGGCAGTGTTTAATCTTGCACCTTCTTGCTGTACTACATACTCAGCTAAGGCTTTTGTGTATGTGTAGGTGTTAGGCCTGTCACCTATAAGTTTAGGTGTAATATCATTCACTAGGCTATCATCCATCCAcctgaagaaacagaataaaagcaagTGTAAATAAGTGCACAGTGCCTCACCAGAGGaagtgaggggaaaaaggaaaactagataaataaaaaatacttctgaaagtaATACTAAAATCCCATCTTTTCTTCAAAAGATCacccaagaaaaacaaagcgTAAGCACCCCCCAAGAAGCTGCACAAGCACACACAAATAAGACATTCTGCAAAGAAACACAGGTAATAATTGACAACTCAGTTCCGTATTTCCTGCGTCTGCAATAACCCCACTAGGTAACACTAACTCTATACTTTAAATCCCAGCTTGAGTCTCCAAACTTAATGCCAGCTCCCACTGAATTTAGGAAGTCAGATACTTCCACATTAAACCTAGAAATTGTAAAACATTTCCATAAGCATTTGTTTATTATCAGGATTTGCTGGCAGATTATATAGGGTTcgggtttaaaaaaaaaaatctataactCCCAAAATATAATTTAAGAAAAGAGCCAGgatttttgcttatttaaacTGAAGGTTAATTTTCAAAAGATGCCAGAAAAATATCAAGTTGAACAAAGCCCGTTTTCTACTCATTCTTCCTAACGACAACTGCATATTTACAGAACTGTTCTGTACTGTTCAGCTTAAGGAAGAAAGTTTAATTTGAGATCCTACAGCAGCAGTGTAGTTAGGATGCTTTATTGACATTATCACCAACTTACATAAGACTGCTAATACTGATTTCATGctcattttgctttaaattaaaCCACAAAACTTAAGCGTTTGAGAGTAAATACTAAGAACAGAAACTTGTTTTTCCAAACCAGAATATCTAGCTAGTTCCAAAACAATTCTGCAATCATTTCATATGGTATACTGCAGGCAGTATATTTATAAGCGTAGTTAAATATGAaagcttgtttaaaaaaaaaatccttgttaGTTATTATAAAAGTTACCGATGTCttgttcatatttaaaaaaagagcaTACAGACTGAAATGGAATCAAGTCACTCCATGAGCAAAAGAGAGAAGGGCTGCATGTTTTGGAGTCCACTGGAAGAAGCGTACGCTATTTTTGTCCAATTCACTCATTTACTGTACTATATACTACTGTACTAAAGAGCAACTAATGCATGCCTCTGCAAAAATCTCTCCTTGGAAGAGGGACAGTGAGCTTCCCAGCATTAAGAAGCTAGAAAGCTGATACAACTGCAAGTCCCAGCATTACCTCCAATGTTGTGTTAAGTCATCACACAACTCTAAAGCAAGCTGGGACAGATGGATTCCTGACAGCCTAGCCACACGACTTCCCAAGCACCAGGGCTAATAGACAGGAGAGTGCAAAAACATCCTTCCAGTGGCAGCCCACAGGAAGCTCAGCTTACCCCACTTACTCTGAAGGCTCAAAgaataaatgcattatttatcaCCTAGAGATCTCTAGTATGTCCCAGACTCAATTCCATATCatgcaacactttttttttttttttaaatgacatgaTATCTTTACAAGATTCAGTACTACTTTGCACCTAGCTCAGCTTTAAGTGACCATGAAACCTCAACTTGTTTCCTTTACAGGAAAGGGTAGCGTCAGTCATACTTTAGACTAACAGGACAGCATAAACTTGTTTCATAGCTTCTGTTTCTCAATTATTGTTTGATACTTCACTACTAGAAAGCAAATAGTTAAAGATCCATGAATTACGATTAGTAAAGCGTAACACATACTCAAGAGAATCCATCAATTTCTTGGGATCAACAGGAGGTGGATAAACAACTTCCTCAATATGTTTTCGATTGCAATATGCATATGCAGTAGAAACATGCATGAATACTTCCAGATTTGTCATCTGCTGTGCCAAAGAAAGGAGCTGTTTTGTGGAAAGCACATTTAACTGAACGGCATCTCTgttgattaaaaagaaaattaatcagtaaaaagcaagacaaaaaaaaaagcatgaagaaataaCTAGTCAATCCACTAACTCTTTCATACCTATCACTAGATATTTAGATATGGTATTTCTAATATCCCTGACTTAATGCCCTAACCCTTAAAGAGAAAACCAGTATCCTAACCTTCTGCTCATAACAATAGGACACAGCCTATGTAGAAATTTCTCTCAATGTTCAGGATACTTTAGGTTCCACCCTGTTGGCAGGCAGTGCCAACGTTTTTAACAACTCAAATCTTCATCTCAGAGTTGTTTAACATTCTCTTCATAAAAATTTGAGCTGCTTACCACAAGATATCATCTCTGCTTAAAaaggattttcttgtttttgtgagTCTTCATTGTATTATTTCCTTAATAGAATTCCTTTCTATATAAGATGAAAACTATTCCACTTACAGTTTACAACTGATTTCTAATTCTCCCTATTCCCACCACTGCAAACTTCCACTCTTCTTACTGAAGAACTTTCTGAAGGTTTTTAATCTGCTCTTTTGTTCCTCAGGGAAATAAATCAAGAATGAGAACTGTTTGTATTCCCTCTTACACACAAGCTCTAGCATGAGCAATGAACACAGTACGTACTATACAGCTACAGCTTATTTACTTATCCTCTCCAGCTATCCCAGAGATTAGAGCAACGCATGAAGGAAGACTCAGAAAAGCAACATATCCCCAAGTTTCTTCTCAACAGCTTCCATTCAGAAAGGGCTTTGAAAATTAGGCAAAGGCTTCCAGTTAAATAAGGGAGCCCACAGTagagtaaaaaaagaaaatttagttCATTACCCTGCACAGTGTCTGTCTAGAACTTTAATACAATGTGAAATTCATGTTGAGTAGCGTAATTCTCATTTCTGACAAAGCAGGTTTTAACACTGTACTTccatatttttaagaaaaggaaagaaaaacaatggcTAAAGACTAATTGTAGGGAAAAGATTAGTACCTGAAGTAGAATCATTGAATTGACCAGACATGCAAAAACAAGTTACACGTTCAGCCTATTTGTCAGACTACTACATTTGCAAGACTGTGCAGATATCCCTTCCTCTCAATACCACCAACTTATCACACTAGACTGTACAGAACTGTAGACTCACCTTAGTGTTTCATTGAATCTGACTGTAGCAGCACAGTGAAATATAATATTAATACATTCTATAAGCTTTTCCTTGACTGGGTTACTAAGGTCCAGTTCAGGCTGTGTAAGTTCACTTGTAATCACtataattttttctttgaagtctgGCTGTTCCTCTCTCAATCTGTCAAAGAGCtgtcaaaaaaaacaaacataggACTAAAAATTCAAACTGATAGCCAACAAAGATATTTCGTAACTAAAAAGCCACACTTTTTTTGTCTATATATTCATCTTAATAAGTTAGCAATTTAGCAGTCTTACAACATTCTACTAACTTACCAAGAACACACTCAGTGTTGAATTAGTACCCAGTTTACCCCaagcagcaaaaccagcagTACTGCATGTTTTACATAGAAAGCAGTAAGACTGCAAT contains the following coding sequences:
- the FAR1 gene encoding fatty acyl-CoA reductase 1 isoform X3, with product MVSIPEYYEGKNVLLTGATGFMGKVLLEKLLRSCPKVKAVYVLVRPKAGQTPEARIEEITSCKLFDRLREEQPDFKEKIIVITSELTQPELDLSNPVKEKLIECINIIFHCAATVRFNETLRDAVQLNVLSTKQLLSLAQQMTNLEVFMHVSTAYAYCNRKHIEEVVYPPPVDPKKLMDSLEWMDDSLVNDITPKLIGDRPNTYTYTKALAEYVVQQEGARLNTAIIRPSIVGASWKEPFPGWIDNFNGPSGLFIAAGKGILRTMRASNGAVADLVPVDVVVNMTLAAAWYSGVNRPRNIMVYNCTTGGTNPFHWSEVEYHVISTFKRNPLEQAFRRPNVNLTSNHLLYHYWIAVSHKAPAFLYDIYLRITGRSPRMMKTITRLHKAMVFLEYFTSNSWIWNTENMTMLMNQLSPEDKKTFNFDVRQLHWAEYMENYCMGTKKYVLNEEMSGLPAARKHLNNFTT
- the FAR1 gene encoding fatty acyl-CoA reductase 1 isoform X1, giving the protein MVSIPEYYEGKNVLLTGATGFMGKVLLEKLLRSCPKVKAVYVLVRPKAGQTPEARIEEITSCKLFDRLREEQPDFKEKIIVITSELTQPELDLSNPVKEKLIECINIIFHCAATVRFNETLRDAVQLNVLSTKQLLSLAQQMTNLEVFMHVSTAYAYCNRKHIEEVVYPPPVDPKKLMDSLEWMDDSLVNDITPKLIGDRPNTYTYTKALAEYVVQQEGARLNTAIIRPSIVGASWKEPFPGWIDNFNGPSGLFIAAGKGILRTMRASNGAVADLVPVDVVVNMTLAAAWYSGVNRPRNIMVYNCTTGGTNPFHWSEVEYHVISTFKRNPLEQAFRRPNVNLTSNHLLYHYWIAVSHKAPAFLYDIYLRITGRSPRMMKTITRLHKAMVFLEYFTSNSWIWNTENMTMLMNQLSPEDKKTFNFDVRQLHWAEYMENYCMGTKKYVLNEEMSGLPAARKHLNKLRNIRYGFNTILVILIWRIFIARSQMARNIWYFVVSLCYKFLSYFRASSTMRY